In the candidate division KSB1 bacterium genome, one interval contains:
- a CDS encoding Gfo/Idh/MocA family oxidoreductase — MADKRLVGRRQFLRDSMGAGVALTLAAVTPAAAYRRILGANDRVRLGFIGVGNRGSQLLEAFLRFPDAEVVALCDVYQPYLERDRSKVDARILASLGSLVPKMGESLPASVRRYRDFRQLLDQKDIDAVVIATPDHWHAVQTIWACEAGKDVYVEKPLTLTVVEGRRMVEVAKRTGRVVQVGLQRRSSVVYQEVVEIVRSGKIGKISVARAYRINNMWPAGIGREKPSDPPEGMDWDLWLGPRPYRPYQYNIAPYKFRWWKDYSSQLANWGVHYCDAIRWILGEEAPRAVVAVGGKFLVDDDRTIPDTLEVTYEMPSGTLVVFGQYEACGGRPFPFGEIELRGTLGTLYCDQSGYRIVPSPDGQFQKAEPRTEPVEKVGIEQDTTVDHVRNFLDCVKSRATPRCDLETGHRSNVFALLGNISLEVGQRIEWDAEREQVVRPKSANRFLHYRYRSPWKLS; from the coding sequence ATGGCAGATAAGAGACTTGTCGGCCGACGGCAGTTCCTGAGGGATTCCATGGGGGCGGGGGTCGCCCTCACCCTTGCTGCGGTTACCCCGGCTGCAGCCTACAGGCGGATTCTGGGGGCCAATGATCGCGTTCGCCTCGGGTTCATCGGCGTGGGCAATCGGGGCAGTCAGCTGCTGGAGGCCTTTCTCCGTTTCCCCGACGCCGAGGTGGTAGCGCTCTGCGACGTCTATCAGCCTTACCTGGAGCGCGACCGTAGCAAGGTCGATGCACGTATCTTGGCCTCCCTCGGCTCCCTCGTCCCCAAGATGGGAGAGAGCCTGCCGGCCAGTGTGAGGAGATACCGTGATTTCCGTCAGCTCCTGGATCAGAAAGACATCGATGCGGTGGTCATCGCAACGCCCGACCACTGGCACGCGGTACAGACCATTTGGGCCTGCGAGGCAGGCAAGGACGTCTACGTCGAGAAACCCCTGACGCTGACTGTGGTAGAGGGCCGCAGAATGGTCGAGGTGGCCAAGCGCACAGGCAGAGTTGTTCAGGTCGGCCTCCAGAGGCGTTCCTCGGTGGTTTACCAGGAGGTTGTGGAGATCGTTCGCTCCGGCAAGATCGGCAAGATCAGCGTCGCGCGCGCTTATCGCATCAACAATATGTGGCCGGCTGGCATCGGGCGTGAAAAGCCTTCCGATCCTCCCGAAGGGATGGATTGGGACCTGTGGCTTGGCCCTCGACCCTATCGGCCGTACCAATACAACATCGCTCCCTACAAGTTCCGCTGGTGGAAAGACTATTCTTCTCAGCTGGCCAACTGGGGTGTCCACTATTGCGATGCCATCCGCTGGATCCTGGGCGAAGAGGCTCCTCGCGCTGTGGTCGCCGTGGGAGGGAAATTCCTCGTCGACGATGATCGAACCATTCCCGACACCTTGGAAGTAACCTACGAAATGCCTTCGGGAACCCTCGTCGTCTTCGGCCAATACGAAGCCTGCGGAGGAAGGCCTTTCCCCTTCGGCGAGATTGAGCTTCGGGGAACCCTCGGCACGCTGTACTGCGATCAGTCCGGGTACCGGATTGTACCTTCTCCAGACGGCCAGTTCCAGAAGGCCGAGCCGCGGACGGAGCCCGTCGAGAAGGTGGGGATCGAGCAGGACACCACGGTGGACCACGTGCGGAACTTTCTGGACTGCGTTAAGTCCAGGGCGACCCCGCGCTGCGATCTGGAGACGGGCCATCGCTCCAATGTCTTCGCGCTCCTCGGCAACATTTCCCTCGAAGTAGGCCAGCGCATCGAGTGGGACGCCGAGCGCGAGCAGGTCGTACGCCCAAAGAGTGCCAACCGTTTCCTGCATTACCGGTACCGTTCGCCCTGGAAACTTAGCTGA
- a CDS encoding sugar phosphate isomerase/epimerase, translating to MHRKACQDPSRREFLLRSAGAMAAVSLAGWSRAASAEELSKPPVCIFSKHLQWLDYSGMAETAAELGFDGVDLTVRPDGHVKPERVEEDLPRAVEAVRKAGLRVPMIVTAITEPDDPSTHRILKTASRLGIPYYRLGYWRYPKDRSPATALEELQAKARALAQLNQEYGIVGDYQNHTGLDRVGAAVWDLWFVFRELDPRWIGCQFDVRHATAEGGYSWPTDFRLIAERVHTIVVKDFVWQKEGDRWEARSCPLGQGMVDFPLFFTLLRNVGFHGPISVHYEYSLGGAERGAQQLSAPKQEVLSSMRNDLIRLREWLSKYGFA from the coding sequence ATGCACAGGAAAGCTTGCCAGGATCCGAGCCGAAGGGAGTTTCTTCTTAGGTCGGCGGGCGCGATGGCAGCGGTCTCACTCGCGGGGTGGAGCCGTGCAGCCAGCGCAGAAGAGCTTTCGAAGCCTCCTGTTTGCATCTTCTCCAAGCACCTCCAATGGCTCGATTATTCGGGGATGGCCGAGACGGCGGCCGAGCTCGGCTTTGATGGCGTAGACCTCACCGTGCGGCCAGACGGTCACGTGAAGCCGGAAAGGGTGGAAGAAGATCTCCCGCGCGCCGTGGAAGCGGTGCGCAAAGCGGGCCTCCGGGTGCCGATGATCGTGACGGCGATCACGGAGCCTGACGACCCGTCGACCCACAGGATCCTGAAAACGGCCAGCCGGCTCGGAATCCCCTACTACCGCCTCGGCTACTGGCGCTACCCCAAAGATCGTTCCCCTGCCACGGCCCTGGAGGAACTGCAGGCCAAGGCCCGCGCCCTTGCTCAGCTGAACCAGGAGTACGGGATTGTGGGTGATTACCAGAACCACACAGGACTCGACCGTGTCGGGGCTGCCGTCTGGGACTTATGGTTCGTCTTCCGGGAGCTCGACCCGCGGTGGATCGGTTGCCAATTCGACGTGCGCCACGCTACAGCCGAAGGAGGGTACTCCTGGCCCACCGACTTCCGTCTGATCGCTGAGCGCGTCCACACGATCGTCGTGAAGGACTTTGTCTGGCAGAAGGAAGGCGATCGCTGGGAAGCCCGCAGCTGCCCCCTCGGTCAGGGGATGGTCGACTTCCCCCTGTTTTTCACCCTGCTCCGGAACGTCGGCTTTCACGGACCGATCTCTGTCCACTACGAATATTCTCTGGGTGGCGCCGAGCGCGGAGCTCAGCAGCTCAGCGCGCCCAAGCAGGAAGTGCTGTCATCCATGCGCAACGATCTGATAAGGCTTCGCGAGTGGTTGAGCAAGTACGGCTTCGCCTGA
- a CDS encoding twin-arginine translocation signal domain-containing protein gives MVHRKQLSSRREFLAKLSCAAVAVSAGNLWPGTAAAEAARHLRASRKTGRDRAVSIVVERVNSNFEREPLLRPFGFKGGYMTEIWQTVVLLESEEGDPVIGIGTQNVLWSDARVFSSYSEAAGNALMFSVTERALQMLREVRFASPIELLDDLLPELYTYARNITRCPDLRTTFVLNALVPVDNAAWLLYARKHRLTQFDDLIPEEYRPALSHKHNQVACIPLISYSVPVEEIVEAVRNGYFFLKIKIGQPGSQEEMLQKDMARIEAVHRAIGGFRTEHTANGRIPYYFDANGRYQRKETLLRLLDFTKKIGAFEQIAIVEEPFPEEYETDVTDIPVRLAADESAHTDADALKRIQMGYRAIALKPIAKTLSMSLRIARVAHEHNVPCFCADLTVNPILVDWNKNVAARLAPFPGLGLGLLETNGHQNYRDWEKMRRYHPCSEAPWTRVVRGVFHLDEDFYRRSGCIFEPSEHYLRLVQPSHS, from the coding sequence ATGGTACACCGGAAACAACTCAGCAGCCGGAGGGAATTTCTCGCCAAGCTTTCGTGTGCCGCCGTGGCCGTGAGTGCGGGGAATCTATGGCCTGGGACCGCCGCGGCGGAGGCCGCGCGCCACCTTCGCGCCAGTCGCAAGACGGGGAGGGATCGAGCCGTGAGCATCGTGGTCGAGCGGGTTAACTCCAACTTTGAACGCGAACCGCTCCTGCGGCCCTTCGGCTTCAAGGGCGGGTACATGACCGAGATCTGGCAAACGGTCGTCCTGCTCGAGAGCGAGGAAGGAGATCCGGTGATTGGGATCGGGACGCAAAACGTCCTCTGGTCCGATGCGCGGGTCTTCTCATCCTATTCCGAAGCGGCCGGAAACGCCCTCATGTTCTCGGTCACCGAACGAGCCTTGCAGATGCTTCGAGAAGTGCGCTTCGCTAGCCCAATTGAGTTGCTCGACGACCTCCTGCCGGAGCTGTACACCTACGCCAGGAACATCACCCGATGCCCGGACCTGCGCACAACTTTCGTCCTGAACGCGTTGGTCCCGGTGGACAATGCAGCGTGGCTGCTCTACGCCCGGAAACACCGCCTGACCCAGTTCGACGACCTCATTCCGGAGGAGTACCGTCCCGCCCTGTCGCACAAACACAACCAGGTGGCGTGCATTCCCCTCATCTCTTATTCCGTGCCCGTCGAGGAGATCGTAGAGGCCGTTCGCAATGGCTACTTTTTCCTGAAGATCAAGATCGGGCAGCCCGGCAGCCAGGAGGAAATGCTGCAGAAGGACATGGCGCGTATTGAAGCCGTCCATCGGGCAATCGGGGGTTTCCGCACCGAACACACCGCGAACGGACGCATCCCCTATTACTTCGACGCCAACGGACGCTACCAGCGGAAGGAAACCCTCCTACGCCTGCTCGACTTCACGAAGAAGATCGGGGCCTTTGAACAGATCGCCATCGTGGAGGAGCCGTTTCCGGAAGAATATGAGACAGACGTAACCGACATCCCCGTCCGACTTGCCGCGGACGAGAGCGCCCACACCGATGCCGACGCTCTGAAGCGAATCCAGATGGGGTACCGGGCGATCGCTTTGAAGCCCATCGCCAAGACCCTGAGCATGAGTTTGCGGATTGCCCGTGTCGCCCACGAGCACAACGTCCCCTGCTTCTGCGCCGACCTCACAGTGAATCCTATCCTCGTGGACTGGAACAAGAATGTGGCCGCCCGACTGGCGCCGTTCCCAGGCCTGGGGTTGGGCCTTCTGGAAACCAACGGGCACCAGAATTACCGCGATTGGGAAAAGATGCGCCGTTACCACCCCTGCTCCGAGGCCCCCTGGACGCGAGTCGTCCGAGGTGTGTTCCACCTGGACGAAGATTTCTACCGGCGCAGCGGTTGCATTTTCGAGCCATCGGAGCACTATCTTCGACTTGTGCAGCCCTCGCATTCGTAA
- a CDS encoding carboxypeptidase regulatory-like domain-containing protein, producing MREVKRLRRAFVAAAIGCALVGGSVSGGDQAQAAPLAGGKVPGRIPFAILSTLHDFSQSSTISNVRINGQNPAVVELEGSLTLEFNFDGGESIALVHILLDLDNSGTVTPADVEIGEPEAFVDNSDLDADPAVGAFRISAPTFQVLPVVAQYVVALRGTSGWAICPVTVTAPSPSYSISGVVTSPPNVPGIAVVAMFFTGGREEGLVVATITDANGQFYIPVPSALANDSAVVLAADFLDVTGTFIFSMPVLVRVDGHITGISLELIPADRWIRAHLVDDSGNPVAGILLGLETDSPNIGARTNADGVAILRAVGVDRARVAADPGMLLPEFSAGTGEEVTLVQGDTVDVTVRIYRNDATIQGIVYMDGRPKPGIRVYASNEVAYTRGWTDISGQFSLAVCSRAGTGSYWVNVERPEGYMVQGPGQAIPAGTTGVRFDLVRASAEVYGYVTDANTGQPVARANVWVSSQTFGQGDETDESGYFSIPVVPGTYEIGCTAQGYLPYFGHIEVPGGRVRYDIALTPFTPGVITGHVYSNQNAPLAGIHVLAEGGEPFFSHYQTETGPDGSYRLDGLAPGSYVLWAYGDLWSRRYYPNASDYSMAARVWVGSGTTIQGIDFVLPPGGAIRGFIRDAASGLPIPAADIWATDANASWRTYQATSHADGSYTLGGLPPGSYYLTAAAWNLGYLQQNYNQKFPWEYSDTLNVRESRYRDGVDFALTKGCAVHGYVYDIENFYQPVPNAQVTIQSSDGSVTRVTSSGPNGDYLFVGEVPPGEYYVWVSAAGYAEQWYRESPNRASAVTLHLENGQMFDHIDFFLRKGAAVGKADRSPTPTDFALHCVYPNPFNPIAFVRYEVPVRTEITLEILDAAGRHVKLLERRTVTPGRYQVRWDGTDDRAEPVSSGLYLFVLRAGDRRLVTKATLLR from the coding sequence ATGAGGGAAGTAAAGCGGTTGCGCCGAGCGTTTGTGGCAGCCGCAATCGGCTGCGCCCTGGTTGGGGGCTCCGTGTCGGGAGGCGATCAGGCGCAGGCGGCCCCACTCGCAGGCGGAAAAGTCCCTGGCCGAATACCCTTCGCGATCCTCTCTACGCTGCACGATTTCTCGCAATCCAGCACCATTTCGAACGTTCGGATCAATGGCCAGAACCCGGCTGTGGTGGAGCTGGAAGGCAGCCTCACTCTCGAGTTCAACTTTGATGGGGGCGAATCGATTGCGCTGGTCCACATCCTGCTGGACCTGGACAACAGCGGCACCGTCACCCCGGCCGACGTCGAGATAGGGGAACCAGAGGCCTTCGTAGACAACAGCGACCTGGACGCGGATCCCGCGGTTGGCGCCTTCCGCATTTCCGCGCCTACCTTCCAGGTCCTTCCGGTCGTCGCCCAGTACGTCGTGGCTCTCCGCGGCACCTCGGGCTGGGCCATCTGTCCCGTTACCGTTACCGCTCCATCGCCGAGTTACTCCATCTCCGGAGTGGTGACTTCTCCCCCCAACGTGCCTGGCATTGCCGTCGTGGCGATGTTTTTCACGGGTGGCAGGGAGGAAGGGTTGGTTGTGGCGACGATCACGGACGCCAATGGCCAATTCTACATTCCCGTGCCCAGCGCGCTGGCCAACGACTCCGCTGTGGTGCTCGCGGCCGATTTCCTCGACGTAACAGGCACCTTCATATTCTCCATGCCGGTCCTCGTCCGGGTGGACGGCCACATCACGGGAATTAGCCTGGAGCTCATCCCAGCTGACCGTTGGATCCGGGCCCACTTAGTCGACGATAGCGGGAATCCCGTGGCCGGAATCCTCCTGGGTCTGGAAACCGATAGCCCCAATATTGGTGCTCGCACCAATGCGGACGGGGTTGCCATCCTGCGGGCCGTGGGCGTGGACCGAGCCAGGGTTGCCGCCGATCCAGGGATGTTGCTGCCCGAGTTTTCTGCCGGCACTGGAGAGGAGGTCACCCTTGTGCAAGGGGATACGGTGGATGTCACCGTCCGCATCTACCGGAACGATGCCACAATCCAGGGGATCGTGTACATGGACGGCCGACCTAAGCCGGGGATCCGGGTCTACGCGTCGAATGAGGTAGCGTACACCCGCGGGTGGACCGACATTTCCGGCCAATTCTCCTTGGCAGTGTGCTCGCGCGCCGGCACTGGGTCCTACTGGGTCAACGTGGAGCGGCCAGAGGGCTATATGGTTCAGGGGCCGGGCCAGGCCATACCGGCCGGGACTACCGGAGTCCGTTTCGACCTCGTTCGAGCGAGCGCAGAAGTCTACGGCTATGTGACCGATGCGAATACAGGGCAGCCCGTAGCCCGGGCGAATGTCTGGGTGAGCAGCCAGACCTTCGGCCAGGGAGACGAGACCGACGAGTCCGGCTACTTCAGTATTCCGGTGGTCCCCGGAACCTATGAAATTGGTTGCACTGCCCAAGGCTACCTGCCCTATTTCGGCCACATCGAGGTTCCCGGGGGTAGGGTCCGCTACGATATCGCCCTGACCCCCTTCACGCCGGGTGTCATTACGGGGCATGTGTACAGCAACCAGAACGCACCTCTGGCCGGGATTCACGTTCTTGCCGAGGGGGGCGAACCCTTCTTTAGCCACTACCAGACCGAAACCGGCCCTGACGGTTCCTATCGGCTCGACGGCCTTGCACCAGGCAGTTACGTTCTGTGGGCCTACGGGGATCTCTGGTCGCGCCGGTACTACCCTAACGCCTCTGATTATTCCATGGCTGCCAGGGTCTGGGTTGGCTCGGGTACGACCATCCAGGGCATCGACTTCGTGCTTCCCCCGGGCGGTGCTATCCGCGGCTTCATCCGGGACGCCGCGTCAGGTCTTCCTATTCCTGCGGCCGACATCTGGGCTACGGACGCTAACGCCAGTTGGAGGACGTACCAAGCCACCAGCCACGCGGACGGTTCCTACACCCTCGGCGGGCTCCCGCCGGGATCGTACTACCTCACGGCCGCTGCCTGGAACCTCGGGTACCTGCAGCAGAACTACAACCAGAAATTCCCGTGGGAGTACAGCGATACCCTGAACGTCCGGGAGTCGCGATATAGGGACGGCGTCGACTTCGCGCTGACCAAGGGGTGTGCTGTACACGGATACGTGTACGACATTGAAAACTTCTACCAGCCCGTCCCGAACGCGCAGGTGACCATCCAGTCGTCGGACGGTTCCGTGACACGCGTCACCTCCTCGGGGCCCAACGGGGATTACCTCTTCGTGGGGGAGGTTCCTCCGGGAGAGTACTATGTCTGGGTATCGGCCGCCGGCTACGCCGAGCAATGGTACCGGGAGAGCCCGAACCGAGCGTCGGCCGTCACGCTGCACCTGGAGAACGGCCAGATGTTCGACCACATCGACTTCTTCCTGCGGAAAGGCGCCGCGGTAGGGAAAGCAGATCGTTCCCCGACGCCGACCGATTTCGCTCTCCACTGCGTCTATCCCAACCCGTTCAATCCGATAGCCTTCGTCCGCTACGAGGTGCCGGTCCGCACCGAGATTACGCTGGAGATCTTAGACGCAGCCGGCCGACACGTGAAACTCCTCGAGCGCCGCACCGTAACGCCAGGCCGTTACCAGGTCCGGTGGGACGGTACGGACGACCGTGCGGAGCCCGTCTCGTCGGGGCTGTATCTCTTTGTGCTTAGAGCGGGAGACCGCCGCCTGGTGACCAAGGCGACTCTGTTGCGCTAA